GCAGGATCTTAAAATCGCACGCAGAGCACTAGTCACCTACATAGAAGGTTTGGTAGCGGGTTTATTTACCCAAAGACTGTATAGCAAGCCATATACAGCACCCCCAATTCCAAAGCCAATTACATCAAGCTCTTTCCTCTCGCTGAAATGAGGAAGGGAGGTGATAACAGGATATGTTTTGGCTATTGTATGAAGTGTAATAGCGAGAACACCACCAACAAGGGATGAAAGCCACCAATTACTACGGTTGAAGAAGCGTAGTAAAAGAAAGTGAATACCGGCGAAGGGCAGATAAAGCCACCATCCATAAAAGAGTATTATATAAAGCATATACATAACCGTTGATGAGTATTGTAAGCGGGTAGGAATGCTCAATAACAAGCAGGTCACAGCCAAAGCTATTAACAGGGAGAGAAGTAGCTTATATCCTTTGTTCATAATGGTTTTTGGGACGAAGATGCGCGGCAAAAGTGCCCGTAGCAGACAAGCATTAGCAGCAGAATAACGCAAACCTCTAGACTTCTGATAATTTACAACCGCAAAAGCAAGCTTGTTCAGCAGCACGGACTTCTCAGTTATGCTGGTTATGCTTGCTTCCAGAGGTAATTCACTGAAGCGTTAGCTGCTTCCTTTTCTCATGCACACTGCTATGTTCGTACTCCGTGCGAAGCTTGTCGCTTCGACATCTTCCGCTTTCTCCCGCTGTATCCTAGGTGCTAGCTTACTACTGGTCAGTTTGAGTGCACAGGCCTACACCCCTGCGGGAGCCGTAGACTTGCGCTGCGAGTACTTGGTAAATCCATTAGGCTTAGATGCCCCGCGGCCCCGGTTATCATGGCGACTGGATGATAACCGGCGCGGGGCTAGGCAGCAGGCTTACCAGCTGGTGGTGGGTACCGACTCGCTGAGCGTTAGCCAGGGCAAAGGAGCCGTGTGGAACCCCGGCAAAATTGCCTCGGACCAGCAACTGGTCACTTATGCCGGTCAGGCGCTACGCCCATTTACCAAGTATTTCTGGCGGGTACAGGTATGGAATGGAGGCAACGCGCCAGCGAGCCGGGTAGCTAGCTTTGAGACGGGGCTGATGACCATGAAGAACTGGCAAGGCACTTGGATCAGCGACACGCGCGACGTAGCTCTGCGGCCAGCGCCATACTTCCGAAAAGGGTTTGGGGTAGCTAAAAAGGTCAAGTCGGCGCGGGCGTACATTGCCGCCGCGGGGCTCTACGAACTGTTCTTGAACGGGCAACGCATCGGCAACCATCGCCTCGACCCCATGTACACGCGCTTCGACCGCCGGACGCTGTACGTGACGTATGACGTGACTTCTTACCTGAAAGCCGGGCAGAATGCCGTAGGCGTGCTCCTCGGCAACGGCTGGTATAACCACCAGTCTACGGCAGTCTGGTACTTCCACGAAGCCCCGTGGCGCAACCGTCCCACGTTCTGCCTCGATTTGCGCGTGACGTACACCGACGGCTCGGTAGAAACCGTCACGTCAGGCATTGACTGGAAGACGAGCTTAGGTCCATTGGTGTTCAACAGCATTTATACGGCGGAGCACTACGATGCCCGGTTGGAGCAAACTGGCTGGAACACCGCAGGGTTTGATGACACCAAATGGAAGCCAGTGATGAACCGCGCCGCGCCATCGCAGAACATTGTGGCGCAGGTCATGCACCCCATCCGGAACGTCGAAAGCATACCTGCTAAAACGATTAAGAAGCTTAATGACACCACCTATGTGTTCGACCTAGGTCGCAACATTGCCGGGGTGAGTCAGCTACGGGTGCAAGGCCCCGCAGGAACGGCGCTGCGGCTCAAGCACGGCGAACGGGTGTATGCTGATGGCCGGGTGGATCAATCCAACATCGACGTGCATTACCGGCCCACCGACAAGCGCGACCCCTTCCAAACGGATGTTTTTACGCTGAGCGGTAAAGGGGAGGAGACCTTCATGCCGTCCTTCAATTACAAGGGCTTTCAATACGTGGAAGTGACGAGTAGCCAACCGGTTGCGCTGACTACCGGTAGTCTGACTGGGTATTTTATGCACAGCGACGTGCCAGCCGTGGGCCAGGTGTCTTCTTCCAATCCCACGCTCAACAAGATCTGGCAGGCGACCAACAACTCTTATTTGTCGAACCTGTTCGGGTATCCGACTGATTGTCCGCAGCGGGAGAAGAACGGCTGGACCGGCGACGCGCACATTGCCGTAGAAACGGGCTTGTACAACTTCGATGGCATCACCGTTTACGAGAAATGGCTAGCGGACCACCGCGATGAGCAGCAACCCAACGGGGTGCTGCCTTCTATTATTCCCTCCAACGGCTGGGGCTATGAATGGGGTAATGGCCCCGACTGGACCAGCACGATTGCGCTGATTCCTTGGAATATCTATCTGTTTTACGGGGATACTAAGCTACTGGCCGATTGCTACGGCAACCTCAAACGCTACGTGGACCACATTCATGAGCAGAGCCCCACAAACCTCACCAGTTGGGGGCTAGGTGACTGGGTGCCGGTCAAATCGAAGTCGCCGGTGGAGTTGACTTCGTCGACGTACTACTACACCGATGCGCTCATTCTGGCCAAAGCTGCCAAGGTACTGGGCAAAACTGCCGACTACACGTACTACGCCGCTTTAGCCGAAAAAATTAGGGCGGCCATCAATGCCAAATACCTGAATCGGGAGACGGCGCAGTATGGCAATGGGGTGCAGACGGAACTCAGCGTGCCCCTGTATTGGGGAGTAGTGCCACCCGAACTGAAGAGCCGCGTAGCCGACAACCTAGCCCGCCGCGTAGCCGCCGATAATTACCACCTCGACGTCGGTTTGCTCGGCACCAAGGCCATTTTGAGCGCGCTCAGCGAAAACGGTCACGCCGACCTAGCCTACCGGGTCGCTGCGCAAGAAACATTTCCCTCGTGGGGGTGGTGGATTGTGAACGGCGCGACGACTCTCTACGAAAACTGGCCTATTGATGCCAAGAGCGATATTTCCATGAACCACATCATGTTCGGGGAAATAGGAGCTTGGCTTTACAAAGGACTAGGTGGCATTCGGCCCGATCCGCTCCAGCCGGGCTTCAAGAACACGCTGCTGACGCCGCATTTCGTGGCCGGTCTCGATCATTTTGAGGCGAGCCACGCTAGCCCCTACGGCCTCATTCGGTCGGCGTGGCAGAAAATCGCGGGTAGCATTTCCTACAAAGTGACTGTGCCGCCTAATGCCACCGCGACCTTGCTCTTGCCCGTAGCGAGTGGGCAGCAGGTGTACGAAGCCGGTAAGCGGTTAGATTCAGCCTCCCCATATATCCGTCTGGTGAAATCAACGCCAGGCCTCTACCAATACCACCTAGCTGCTGGCTCCTACGAGTTGGCAATTCGGTGACGCACCTTCGCTACCTAGGTTTACTAGCCACTACAAAAACATCCTCCCTCCCTAGCTTTCCCTTTCGTCCATGGAATACATAGAATCAGGTTATCCGGCGCATTTCAAAAGGTATTGCAAAACGCTGACCTTGCAAGATGACAGCGCATTGATCGAGCAGTACAAGCAAGCGCACGGGCCAAGCGCCGTTTGGCCAGAAATAGACCAGGGCATGCGCGAGGTAGGCATTCTGAAGATGGAAATCTACCTGTTTGGGAGGCAGCTCTTCATGATTATGGATACTGTCGCTAGCTTCGACCACGAGCAGGCCATGGCGGAACTCGCCACCAAACCCCGGCAGGCAGAATGGGAAACCTACGTTTCTCAGTTTCAAAAAACCACAGCCTCCAGTACTGCCAACGAAAAGTGGCAACTCATGGAGCGCATCTATGAGCTAGGTTGATCTAGTAGAGAACGGAAAGCGCGGCCCTCGCTGGTACCAGTACTGGCCGAGGTGGATAGGTGTGCACTACACTGCCCTGAATGGTATTCTTTCTTTTCTGCTACACCACCATTGTATTCTACTATGAGCCTAATTTGCACTCATGTATGAGTGTTGCCGCACACATCAAGTGAGTTTGCGCGCACATTTTTAAATTTTCCAATTGTTTGTGTCAATACTTTCTTACTTTAGGCCCACGTCTCCAGCATTTCTATAGCGGATAGAAGGCGAAGCAATCGGCACAAACTGCCACCAGTCGGGCAGACACGAGAGGATTTGTAGTCGCAAATGTCCTCCTAGCTAGCGCAGCCTCCTCGCAGCCCTTTGCTGCCCGCCACCTGAGAGGCCGATTACTTGGCGCAACTGCGCTAAGCTAGGTACCACCTAACTCACCTAACGTTGTACACTAGAGTGAACGAGCACATTATCAACTGCTTAAAAGGGCTGAGATGGAAGAAGGCCGTGCCACTACTACTGGCCGGTTGTTGGGGGGTGACACCTTACGTGAGTTTTGCCCAAATCTATACGGAGAAGAACTACTCGAAAATTGCCGCAGGGAGCGCCGAAACAGATATAATTCGGAAGGCAGCCAACGTAACGCCTTCCCCCCGGCAACTGCGGTGGCAACAATTAGAACTGACCGGCTTCATTCACTTCGGAATGAACACCTTCACCAACAAAGAGTGGGGGGATGGCACGGAGAACCCGCAGCTATTCAACCCCACGGCGCTCGACGCCAAGCAATGGGTGCGCGCTTGTAAGGAAGGCGGAATCAAGCAAGTAATTATAACGGCCAAACACCACGACGGCTTCTGTTTGTGGCCTTCGAAGTACACGGAGCATTCCGTGAAAAATAGTCCGTGGAAAAAGGGCAAGGGCGACGTAGTAAGAGAAGTTGCCGACGCCTGTCACGCCTACGGGCTAGGTTTTGGTGTGTATTTGTCGCCCTGGGATAGAAACTCAAAGTTCTTCGGGGACTCGGCCAAGTACAATAACTACTTCGTGAACCAACTCACGGAGCTGCTCTCCAACTATGGCCGCGTGGATGAGGTGTGGTTTGATGGGGCCAACGGCGAAGGTCCTACCGGCAAGAAGCAAGTGTATGATTTCAACCGCTGGTACGCGCTCATCCGCAAGTTGCAGCCCACGGCCGCTATTGCCGTGATGGGCCCCGACGTACGGTGGGTAGGCACCGAATCGGGCTACGGCCGCGAAACCGAATGGAGCGTGGTACCGATGGAGGCACAGCGCCAGGACAACGTGGCCGCCAACTCCCAGAAGGAAGCGGCCTTTGCTCCCAAAAATATGATGGAGGATGACCTAGGTAGTCGAGCCAAAATCAAGAATGCGCAAAGCCTGGTGTGGTACCCGGCCGAAATCGACGTGTCCATCCGCCCGGGCTGGTTTCATCATCCGGCGGAAGATACCAAGGTCAAAACGCCGGCGCAGCTGCTGGATATTTACAACAGCTCGGTGGGCCGAAACGGGGTGCTGCTCCTGAATATTCCGCCCGATAAAAGAGGCTTGATCAATCAAAATGATATTGCCAGCCTGAAAGCATGGAAAGCGGCAATTGCGAAGACGTACTCTAAAAATTTGTTGAGAAGTGCCCAGGTAAGTGGCACCAATGCTGGCCAAGTGAAGGCCATGCTAGACGACAAGTACACCACCTATTGGACTACCACCGGCACTGACACCACGGCAACGATCAACTTCACGCTGCCGTCGCCGCAAGATTTCGACGTGCTACAGTTGCAGGAAAATATTGCCGTCGGGCAGCGCATCGAAAACTTTGTGTTGGAATACAAGAGCGGTGAAGACTGGAGAACGGTAGCGGCTGGTACCACCGTGGGCTTCAAGCGGATACTTAAGTTTGAACCGCTCCAAGCGCAGTACTTACGCCTTCGCATCACCTCGTCTAGGTTGAATCCTACGCTTTCATCAATCGGACTTTACAAGCAAGCTGTGCTACCGGAAAACAGGTAACTGGCGGAAACTTCAGACTACTCGCATATGGATTTAAAGAAAGTTACCCTAGCTCTGGCGCTGCTTACTGCGGCTAGCTCCTTGCCATTGCGTGCCCAGGAGCAAGGCATTCACCAGCAGTCAACTACGTACGAAGCGCCCACCGACCCGCTGGTAAAGCAAAAGCTGGAAAAATGGCGTGACCAGAAGTTTGGGCTGATTCTTCACTGGGGCTTGTACGCGGTGCCGGGCATCATCGAATCGTGGCAAATTTGCTCCGAAGACTGGATTGAGCGCGACAGCACCATTGCCTACGAGGATTACAAAAAGTGGTATTGGGGCTTGAACAAGGAGTTTAACCCGGTGAAGTTCAACCCCGAGCAGTGGGCGAGCGTGGCCAAAAAGGCCGGCATGCGCTACCTGGTGTTCACCACCAAGCACCACGACGGCTTCAACATGTTCGACACGAAGCAATCGGACTTCAAAATCACCAACGGCCCCTTCAAAGACAACCCTAGGTCGAACGTGGCCAAGTACGTGTTCGACGCGTTTCGCAAGGAAGGCTTTATGATCGGGGCTTACTTCTCGAAGCCCGACTGGCACTCGCAAAACTTCTGGTGGTCGAAGTACGCCACGCCCAATCGCAACGTCAACTACGACATCAAGAAGTATTCGTGGCGGTGGAATCAGTACAAGCAGTTCACGTACAACCAGATCAGTGAGCTGATGCACGACTACGGATCCATGGATATTCTGTGGCTCGACGGTGGCTGGGTGCGGCCCAAGGAAACCGTGAATGCGGAAGTTCGCTCCTGGGGAGCTCCCATCCCGGAGTTCAGCCAGGATGTGGATATGCCTCGCATTGCCACCATGGCCCGGCAGGCGCAACCCGGCTTGCTGATGGTAGACCGCACCGTGCACGGCCCGTACGAAAACTACCAGACGCCTGAGCAGAAGGTGCCTGAGAACAAGATAGATAACCCATGGGAAAGCTGCCTGACCCTAGCTAACAACTGGGGTTACGTGCCAAACGACAAGTACAAGTCGCCGACGAAGATCATTCATTCCCTAGTTGAGGTAGTGGCCAAGGGTGGCAGCCTGCTGCTAGGTGTGGGGCCCAAACCCGACGGCACTCTGGACAATGAAGCCGTGACGCGGCTAGAGGCTATTGGTAAATGGCTGGACGTGAACGGCGACGCCATCTACAGCACCCGCGCCACCGACCGCTTCCAGGACGGCAGCACCTACTTCACCCAGGGCAAGAAAGGCACGTGTTACGCCATTGCCTGCTTGCCCGAAGACAAAGCGGCGCCTACTACAGTGGAATGGACCGGCAACACCCCGAAAAAAGGCAGCAAAATAACCTTGCTCCAAACCGGAAAAACCGTGAAGTGGACCAAAGAAGGCGACAAGGTGAAGGTGGTGTTGCCCGCGACGCTAGCCAAGCAAGCCGGTGCATACCCAGCCCTAGCTTTCGCTTTTTCAGCGGAGTAAGTTCGTTCTGATGGGGTTGGGGTAAAGCGCCTCACCCTGTCAGAACGATATGCTTCTCACGGCTATTCTCTCAAATCGATACCGCTCATGGTAAAAGCTATACTCATCCGTGGTCTAACGTGCTTGCTGCTGCTAGCTAGCTTGTCAGCCCACGCGCAGAAGAAACACACGTTTGAGATAAAGGACGGGCAGTTTCTCTACGACGGCAAGGCCACTCAGATTCACTCGGGCGAAATGCACTACGCCCGCGTACCGAGGGAATATTGGCGGCATCGGCTGAAGATGATGCGGGCCATGGGCCTGAATACGGTAGCGACCTACGTGTTCTGGAATTACCACAACACGGCTCCGGGCATATGGGATTTCAAAACTGGCAACCACAACCTAGCCGAATACCTCAAAACGGCCCAGGAGGAAGGACTTTTCGTCATCCTGCGGCCGGGGCCCTACGCCTGCGCGGAGTGGGAGTTTGGGGGCTACCCATGGTGGTTGCAGAAGAACAAAGACTTAGTTATTCGGGCCAACAATCAGCCTTTCCTAGACTCTTGCAAAGTCTACATCAACAAGCTAGCCCAGCAGGTGAAGGGCATGCAGGTAAGCAAAGGCGGCCCCATCATCATGACCCAGGTGGAGAATGAGTTTGGGTCGTACGTAGATCAGCGCAAGGATATTCCGCTGGAAGAGCACCGCAAGTACAATGCTGCCATTAAGAAGCAATTGATGGATGCAGGCTTTGAGGGGCCATTCTTTACCTCCGATGCCGCCACGCTGTTTGAAGGCGGTGCTACGGCTGGCGCCCTGCCCACGGCCAACGGCGAAGGCAACGTGGAAAATCTGAAAAAGGCGGTCAATCAGTACAACGGCGGCAAAGGTCCTTATATGGTGGCCGAGTACTACCCCGGCTGGCTCGACCACTGGGGGGAGCCTTTCACCCGTGTGAACTCCGAGCAGGTGAGCAAGCAGATTGAGACCTACCTGAAAAGCGAAGTAAACTTCAACTTCTACATGGTGCACGGGGGCACTAACTTCGGCTTTACCTCGGGCGCTAACTACAACGAGGAGCACGAGATTCAGCCTGATATCACGAGTTACGACTACGACGCGCCCATCAGCGAGGCCGGTTGGGCGACGCTCAAGTATACCGCCGTTCGGGAGTTGATGAAGAAGTACGTGAAGTACCCAGTTCCGGCAGTTCCGGCTCAGATACCCGTGATAGCACTACCGCCTATTGCACTCAGCAAAACCGTCGATCTGTTTGATCTGAAGAAAGATAGTAAGCCCGTTGTCAACGACACGCCACTTTCCTTCGAAGACTTAAACCAAGGCCACGGCTACGTCCTCTATAGCCGACGCTTTACCCAGCCAGTACAGGGCAAACTCCAAGTAAAAGGCCTGCGTGACTTTGCCACGGTGTATGTGAACGGCAAGAAAGTGGGCGAGCTGAACCGGCAGGATAACAAGTACGAACTGGACGTAACCATTCCATTCAACGCGACGCTGGAGCTGCTGGTGGAGAACATGGGCCGCATCAACTACGGCGCCGACATCGTGCACAACACCAAAGGCATCATTTCGCCAATCGTCATCAACGGCTCCGAAGTCACCGGCGACTGGAACATGTATAAGCTGCCCTTCGACAAGGTGCCGGACCTAGCCAAGTACACCGCCAAGAACAAAGAAGGCAAGCCCACGTTGTACGCCGGCTCTTTCGACGCGAAGCAAACCGGCGACGTGTTCTTGGACATGCGCGGCTGGGGCAAGGGCATTGTGTTCGTGAACGGCCATAACCTAGGTCGTTATTGGAAAGTCGGGCCGCAGCAAACCTTGTATCTGCCCGGCTGCTGGCTAAACAAAGGCAAAAACGACGTGGTGATTCTGGAGCAGCAGAACGACGTGCTGCAAAAGGACTTGAAGACAACGGATAAGCCGATTTTGGAAGCAGCTCAATAGGCTGGCGCTTTCCTATATTCTATTTGCCGCGTGGCGTGTCGTTCAACGACAAACGCGCCGTGGCGTGTTTCTACATTCTGTTTCCCGCATGATCAAGCACTTTACCCTCGGCTTATGCCTGCTTGGCGCCACCGCCACTTACGCCCAGAAAACTAAGCCGCTTTACAAAGACAGCAAAGCCTCGACCGAAGCTAGGGTCAACGACCTGCTCGGGCGCATGACAGTGGAAGAAAAAGTGGGGCAGCTCTCGACGATACTAGGGTGGGAGATGTACCAGAAAGAGGGTCAGAAGGTTGGCATTAGTGAGGCGTACAAAAAGGCCATGGACGAGCGCCACATTGGCGGCCTGTGGGCCACCCTGCGCGCCGACCCTTGGACGAAAAAAACCTTAACAACCGGCCTCAACCCCGTTCAGGCAGCTGAGGCAGCGAATGCCTTGCAGAAGTACGCCGTGGAGCACACCCGGCTTGGTATTCCCGTATTTCTAGCGGAGGAATGTCCGCACGGTCACATGGCCATCGGCACAACGGTTTTCCCGACGTCTATTGGGCAGAGTAGCACCTGGGACCCGGCTCTGGTACAGCGTATGGCGTCGGCTATTGCGGCTGAGATTAGGGTGCAGGGCGGCCACATCGGCTACGGCCCGGTGCTGGACCTAGCCCGCGAGCCGCGCTGGTCGCGGGTGGAAGAAACCTACGGCGAAGACCCCGTGCTCACCAGCCAAATGGGCGTGGCCATGGTGAAGGGCTTGCAGGGAGCTAGCCTGAAAAGCGGCACCAATGTGATTTCTACGTTGAAGCACTTCGCGGCCTACGGCGTGCCCGAAGGCGGCCACAACGGCGGTAGCATTAGCACCGGGTATCGGGAGCTGTACCAAAGCTTTCTGCCACCCGTGCACGCCGCGGTGAAGGCCGGCATTTTGTCGGTGATGACGTCTTACAACTCCATCGACGGGGTGCCGTGTTCTTCGAACGAGTTTCTGCTCACTGATTTGCTGCGCAAGCAGTGGGGTTTTCAGGGCTTTACCGTCTCCGACCTAGGTAGCATCAGCGGTATTCTCACCAGTCACCACGTAGCGGCCACTCCGCCAGAAGCTGCGGCTCTGGCCATAAACGCCGGACTAGACGACGACCTAAGCGGCTACGGCTACGACAAGGAACTGCTCGCCGCATTCAACCAAAAGCTCGTTTCCACCGAAATTCTGGACCGCGCCGTATCCCGCGTATTGCGTCTGAAGTTCGAGATGGGCCTGTTTGAAAACCCGTACGTTGACCCCAAGAAGGTAACCAAGCTGGTGAAGAGCCCGGCCAACGTGGAGCTAGCTCGTCAGGTAGCGCGCGAATCGGTAGTGCTGCTGAAGAATGACAAAGACTTGTTGCCGCTTGCTAAGTCCCTGAAAAGTATTGCCGTTATTGGCCCAAACGCCGACAACATCTACAACCAGCTCGGCGACTACACCGCGCCCCAGCCCGAAAGCAATATTGTGACGGTGCTGGAAGGCATTAAAAGCAAAGTGTCGGCGGGCACGAAGGTGACATACGTGAAGGGTTGCGCGATTCGGGATACGACGAACGTGGATATTGCGGCGGC
This Hymenobacter sp. GOD-10R DNA region includes the following protein-coding sequences:
- a CDS encoding alpha-L-rhamnosidase; the encoded protein is MFVLRAKLVASTSSAFSRCILGASLLLVSLSAQAYTPAGAVDLRCEYLVNPLGLDAPRPRLSWRLDDNRRGARQQAYQLVVGTDSLSVSQGKGAVWNPGKIASDQQLVTYAGQALRPFTKYFWRVQVWNGGNAPASRVASFETGLMTMKNWQGTWISDTRDVALRPAPYFRKGFGVAKKVKSARAYIAAAGLYELFLNGQRIGNHRLDPMYTRFDRRTLYVTYDVTSYLKAGQNAVGVLLGNGWYNHQSTAVWYFHEAPWRNRPTFCLDLRVTYTDGSVETVTSGIDWKTSLGPLVFNSIYTAEHYDARLEQTGWNTAGFDDTKWKPVMNRAAPSQNIVAQVMHPIRNVESIPAKTIKKLNDTTYVFDLGRNIAGVSQLRVQGPAGTALRLKHGERVYADGRVDQSNIDVHYRPTDKRDPFQTDVFTLSGKGEETFMPSFNYKGFQYVEVTSSQPVALTTGSLTGYFMHSDVPAVGQVSSSNPTLNKIWQATNNSYLSNLFGYPTDCPQREKNGWTGDAHIAVETGLYNFDGITVYEKWLADHRDEQQPNGVLPSIIPSNGWGYEWGNGPDWTSTIALIPWNIYLFYGDTKLLADCYGNLKRYVDHIHEQSPTNLTSWGLGDWVPVKSKSPVELTSSTYYYTDALILAKAAKVLGKTADYTYYAALAEKIRAAINAKYLNRETAQYGNGVQTELSVPLYWGVVPPELKSRVADNLARRVAADNYHLDVGLLGTKAILSALSENGHADLAYRVAAQETFPSWGWWIVNGATTLYENWPIDAKSDISMNHIMFGEIGAWLYKGLGGIRPDPLQPGFKNTLLTPHFVAGLDHFEASHASPYGLIRSAWQKIAGSISYKVTVPPNATATLLLPVASGQQVYEAGKRLDSASPYIRLVKSTPGLYQYHLAAGSYELAIR
- a CDS encoding L-rhamnose mutarotase; protein product: MEYIESGYPAHFKRYCKTLTLQDDSALIEQYKQAHGPSAVWPEIDQGMREVGILKMEIYLFGRQLFMIMDTVASFDHEQAMAELATKPRQAEWETYVSQFQKTTASSTANEKWQLMERIYELG
- a CDS encoding alpha-L-fucosidase, with the protein product MSFAQIYTEKNYSKIAAGSAETDIIRKAANVTPSPRQLRWQQLELTGFIHFGMNTFTNKEWGDGTENPQLFNPTALDAKQWVRACKEGGIKQVIITAKHHDGFCLWPSKYTEHSVKNSPWKKGKGDVVREVADACHAYGLGFGVYLSPWDRNSKFFGDSAKYNNYFVNQLTELLSNYGRVDEVWFDGANGEGPTGKKQVYDFNRWYALIRKLQPTAAIAVMGPDVRWVGTESGYGRETEWSVVPMEAQRQDNVAANSQKEAAFAPKNMMEDDLGSRAKIKNAQSLVWYPAEIDVSIRPGWFHHPAEDTKVKTPAQLLDIYNSSVGRNGVLLLNIPPDKRGLINQNDIASLKAWKAAIAKTYSKNLLRSAQVSGTNAGQVKAMLDDKYTTYWTTTGTDTTATINFTLPSPQDFDVLQLQENIAVGQRIENFVLEYKSGEDWRTVAAGTTVGFKRILKFEPLQAQYLRLRITSSRLNPTLSSIGLYKQAVLPENR
- a CDS encoding alpha-L-fucosidase, producing MDLKKVTLALALLTAASSLPLRAQEQGIHQQSTTYEAPTDPLVKQKLEKWRDQKFGLILHWGLYAVPGIIESWQICSEDWIERDSTIAYEDYKKWYWGLNKEFNPVKFNPEQWASVAKKAGMRYLVFTTKHHDGFNMFDTKQSDFKITNGPFKDNPRSNVAKYVFDAFRKEGFMIGAYFSKPDWHSQNFWWSKYATPNRNVNYDIKKYSWRWNQYKQFTYNQISELMHDYGSMDILWLDGGWVRPKETVNAEVRSWGAPIPEFSQDVDMPRIATMARQAQPGLLMVDRTVHGPYENYQTPEQKVPENKIDNPWESCLTLANNWGYVPNDKYKSPTKIIHSLVEVVAKGGSLLLGVGPKPDGTLDNEAVTRLEAIGKWLDVNGDAIYSTRATDRFQDGSTYFTQGKKGTCYAIACLPEDKAAPTTVEWTGNTPKKGSKITLLQTGKTVKWTKEGDKVKVVLPATLAKQAGAYPALAFAFSAE
- a CDS encoding glycoside hydrolase family 35 protein, whose translation is MVKAILIRGLTCLLLLASLSAHAQKKHTFEIKDGQFLYDGKATQIHSGEMHYARVPREYWRHRLKMMRAMGLNTVATYVFWNYHNTAPGIWDFKTGNHNLAEYLKTAQEEGLFVILRPGPYACAEWEFGGYPWWLQKNKDLVIRANNQPFLDSCKVYINKLAQQVKGMQVSKGGPIIMTQVENEFGSYVDQRKDIPLEEHRKYNAAIKKQLMDAGFEGPFFTSDAATLFEGGATAGALPTANGEGNVENLKKAVNQYNGGKGPYMVAEYYPGWLDHWGEPFTRVNSEQVSKQIETYLKSEVNFNFYMVHGGTNFGFTSGANYNEEHEIQPDITSYDYDAPISEAGWATLKYTAVRELMKKYVKYPVPAVPAQIPVIALPPIALSKTVDLFDLKKDSKPVVNDTPLSFEDLNQGHGYVLYSRRFTQPVQGKLQVKGLRDFATVYVNGKKVGELNRQDNKYELDVTIPFNATLELLVENMGRINYGADIVHNTKGIISPIVINGSEVTGDWNMYKLPFDKVPDLAKYTAKNKEGKPTLYAGSFDAKQTGDVFLDMRGWGKGIVFVNGHNLGRYWKVGPQQTLYLPGCWLNKGKNDVVILEQQNDVLQKDLKTTDKPILEAAQ
- a CDS encoding glycoside hydrolase family 3 N-terminal domain-containing protein, with translation MIKHFTLGLCLLGATATYAQKTKPLYKDSKASTEARVNDLLGRMTVEEKVGQLSTILGWEMYQKEGQKVGISEAYKKAMDERHIGGLWATLRADPWTKKTLTTGLNPVQAAEAANALQKYAVEHTRLGIPVFLAEECPHGHMAIGTTVFPTSIGQSSTWDPALVQRMASAIAAEIRVQGGHIGYGPVLDLAREPRWSRVEETYGEDPVLTSQMGVAMVKGLQGASLKSGTNVISTLKHFAAYGVPEGGHNGGSISTGYRELYQSFLPPVHAAVKAGILSVMTSYNSIDGVPCSSNEFLLTDLLRKQWGFQGFTVSDLGSISGILTSHHVAATPPEAAALAINAGLDDDLSGYGYDKELLAAFNQKLVSTEILDRAVSRVLRLKFEMGLFENPYVDPKKVTKLVKSPANVELARQVARESVVLLKNDKDLLPLAKSLKSIAVIGPNADNIYNQLGDYTAPQPESNIVTVLEGIKSKVSAGTKVTYVKGCAIRDTTNVDIAAAVQAARNAEVAVVVLGGSSARDFKTEYQSTGAANVTAAGGAQAISDMESGEGYDRATLDLLGKQQALLQAVVKTGTPVVVVLIKGRPLNLNWMAAHVPAMLDAWYPGQEGGNAIADVLFGDYNPAGRLTISVPKSVGQLPVYYNAKRPERRDYVEMDSKPLYSFGYGLSYSKFEYADLQVNTTESNGAVQARVRFNVKNTSSRAGDEVVQLYLSDDASSVVTPVKQLKKFQRLALKAGEQKEVDFELTAEDLMLLNTKMEWVVEPGTFTAMVGGSSDDIKVKTQFKVANAIKLATAAK